A genomic window from Flexistipes sp. includes:
- a CDS encoding SLAC1 anion channel family protein, whose translation MSENSNSRLGNFPINFLAVLLGLMGYSLALQKSEHIFDFGFPLYKPFLYFTILLFVFFLVVYAIKCLKYPEEVKNEFNHPIKINFYPILAKLFLILAIIYYPLNTGLSKYFWFVGALLQIISSVVIMYIWIRHTKFEFHHLNPAWFIPIVGNVLVPIAGSQHGFIEISWFFFSIGLVMWIALFIIVFNRIIFHNPLPDKLIPTFFILYAPPAIAFIAYVNITGALDGFARVLYYISFFLVIVVFTQVKVYSKIKFYISWWAYTFPTVAFTVATILMYHKTHIFFFNVLAIIMLLILTLIIIYVSYRTVKAVRRKEICIQEE comes from the coding sequence ATGTCTGAAAACAGTAACAGCAGGCTTGGAAATTTTCCTATAAATTTTTTGGCAGTATTATTAGGCTTAATGGGGTACAGTCTTGCTTTACAAAAAAGTGAGCATATATTTGATTTTGGATTTCCTCTATATAAGCCCTTTTTGTATTTTACAATACTACTTTTTGTCTTTTTCCTGGTGGTTTATGCAATCAAATGCTTAAAATACCCTGAAGAGGTTAAAAATGAGTTTAACCATCCAATAAAAATCAATTTCTACCCTATATTGGCAAAGCTTTTTTTAATTCTGGCTATTATTTATTATCCTTTAAATACAGGATTATCCAAATATTTCTGGTTTGTAGGAGCACTATTGCAGATTATTTCATCAGTTGTGATTATGTACATATGGATCAGACATACAAAGTTTGAGTTCCATCACTTGAATCCGGCCTGGTTTATACCTATAGTAGGGAATGTACTGGTTCCTATTGCAGGTTCTCAGCACGGTTTTATAGAAATATCATGGTTCTTTTTCAGTATCGGTTTGGTAATGTGGATTGCATTGTTTATTATAGTTTTCAACAGAATTATTTTCCATAATCCGCTGCCGGATAAACTGATTCCTACATTTTTTATCCTTTATGCTCCTCCCGCAATTGCATTTATTGCATATGTAAATATTACCGGAGCACTGGACGGATTTGCCAGAGTGCTATATTATATTTCTTTTTTCCTGGTAATAGTTGTATTTACCCAGGTAAAAGTGTATTCAAAGATAAAATTTTATATTTCATGGTGGGCTTACACTTTTCCAACTGTGGCTTTCACTGTTGCTACAATACTTATGTATCACAAAACACACATATTTTTCTTTAATGTTTTAGCAATCATTATGTTATTAATTTTAACTTTAATAATAATATATGTCAGTTACAGGACTGTTAAAGCTGTTAGAAGAAAAGAAATATGTATACAGGAAGAATAA
- a CDS encoding glycosyltransferase — MKICDITQLYSPISGGVKTYLNHKRSFFHKKADFKHILIIPWHENKTVEENNLKTYYIKSPKLPFSESYRFFISLKKIYKILNDENPDIIETGDPYIPGILALIAGRRNKVHVAGFYHSDIPGAIKRSVLKFLPSFCFCPFHFMILKYLKWFYSNMNITLVTNPDFKNYLEKLGVDNLKLNPFEVDTEFFYPVSSKHKIYRKYGIPENARLLLYVGRIAREKNVSALSPVPELIKELDIYIIVAGDGEQRRLIEQISRGNPKIKYIYYINDKELLRELYSAADLFVHPGMSETFGLSLLEAQACGTDCVAFEKSGLEYVTLNKNNLVKTFGTEPLAAKISEVLVKNNREDSSNNIAVRVREKFGKGSFYENLINEYENLLKTGKNSDLPTRQECEEGAR; from the coding sequence ATGAAAATTTGCGATATTACTCAGCTGTACAGCCCAATCAGCGGGGGAGTTAAAACTTATTTAAATCATAAGCGTTCTTTTTTCCACAAAAAAGCGGATTTTAAGCATATATTGATTATTCCGTGGCACGAGAACAAAACTGTAGAAGAAAACAACCTCAAAACCTATTATATTAAATCCCCGAAGCTCCCTTTTTCTGAAAGTTATCGTTTTTTTATTAGTCTAAAAAAAATTTATAAGATACTAAATGATGAAAACCCGGATATTATCGAAACCGGGGATCCATATATTCCCGGTATACTTGCTCTGATTGCCGGCAGAAGGAATAAAGTGCATGTTGCGGGTTTTTATCATTCTGACATTCCGGGAGCTATAAAAAGAAGTGTTTTAAAATTTTTACCATCTTTTTGTTTCTGTCCTTTTCATTTTATGATTTTAAAATATCTTAAATGGTTTTATTCCAATATGAATATAACGCTTGTTACCAATCCGGATTTTAAAAATTATTTGGAGAAACTCGGAGTTGATAATCTAAAACTTAATCCTTTTGAAGTGGATACAGAATTTTTTTATCCTGTAAGCAGCAAACATAAAATTTACAGGAAATACGGTATACCGGAAAATGCCAGATTACTTTTGTATGTTGGGAGAATTGCAAGAGAAAAAAATGTATCCGCTCTTTCTCCTGTACCTGAATTAATCAAAGAACTTGATATTTACATTATTGTTGCTGGGGATGGAGAACAAAGACGGTTAATTGAACAGATAAGCCGCGGGAATCCGAAAATAAAGTATATTTATTATATTAATGACAAAGAATTACTCAGAGAGCTTTATTCTGCAGCTGATCTGTTTGTTCATCCGGGTATGTCCGAGACGTTCGGGCTCAGTCTGCTGGAGGCTCAGGCGTGCGGAACCGATTGCGTAGCTTTTGAAAAAAGCGGTTTGGAGTATGTAACCCTCAACAAGAATAACCTTGTTAAAACTTTTGGAACAGAGCCCCTGGCTGCAAAAATTAGTGAAGTTCTGGTAAAAAATAACAGGGAAGATAGCAGTAATAATATTGCTGTTCGTGTGCGTGAAAAATTCGGCAAAGGCAGTTTCTATGAGAATCTTATTAATGAATATGAGAATCTTTTGAAAACCGGAAAAAATTCAGATTTACCAACCCGGCAAGAGTGTGAAGAAGGTGCCCGTTGA
- a CDS encoding lysylphosphatidylglycerol synthase transmembrane domain-containing protein: MQNQTDLRKSIKRILKWSLFAAGISVSVITVILFLNRSKLSFGFALNMDYKIWYLLFFMTFFAWFSKSLRLFTLLKALDYPVILRKSFMISFSSEFAVAATPSGFGGNVVQFAFLKKTGLAPSEIISVVALENLIDIMIFIILFIPIFFVFFGNNLLNEFLGSAENKLIIPALLNHLEIVAVIVLFCFIILSIIMLKFKRKFIAFFEKFNVLSEIKKSYSCFKELFRRRKSALIAVSFFSFTQWICRYGILPLIAYELGADEGVFFLFLIQGIFISIGHMLFLPGGSGGVEIMASAVLTFFLPVQLIGMTVILWRFFTYYMYLLLGGVVFGISVHYFDTFPLKNNKAYL, translated from the coding sequence ATGCAGAATCAGACTGATTTAAGAAAATCAATAAAAAGAATACTTAAGTGGTCACTGTTTGCTGCCGGGATATCTGTTTCTGTTATAACGGTAATTCTTTTTCTGAACCGGAGTAAATTAAGCTTTGGCTTTGCTTTAAATATGGATTATAAAATCTGGTATTTACTGTTTTTCATGACTTTTTTTGCATGGTTTTCCAAAAGCCTCAGATTATTTACTCTTTTAAAGGCATTGGATTACCCGGTGATTTTACGAAAATCTTTTATGATTTCTTTTTCCTCTGAATTTGCAGTGGCTGCCACCCCTTCCGGTTTTGGGGGCAATGTGGTTCAGTTCGCTTTTTTGAAGAAAACCGGCTTGGCTCCTTCAGAAATTATAAGTGTAGTTGCATTGGAGAATCTAATAGATATTATGATTTTTATTATACTTTTTATTCCTATCTTCTTTGTTTTTTTTGGAAACAATTTACTAAATGAATTTTTGGGTTCTGCGGAGAATAAACTTATTATTCCGGCTCTGCTGAATCATTTGGAAATTGTTGCTGTAATTGTTTTGTTTTGCTTTATAATTTTATCGATAATAATGTTAAAGTTTAAAAGGAAGTTTATTGCTTTTTTTGAAAAATTCAATGTGCTGTCTGAAATAAAGAAAAGTTACAGCTGTTTTAAAGAATTGTTCCGCAGGAGAAAATCCGCTTTAATTGCAGTGAGCTTCTTTAGTTTTACCCAGTGGATATGCAGGTATGGAATCTTGCCTCTTATCGCTTATGAATTAGGAGCGGATGAGGGTGTCTTTTTTCTTTTTTTGATTCAGGGGATATTTATATCAATAGGCCATATGCTGTTTCTCCCGGGTGGCTCCGGTGGAGTTGAAATAATGGCTTCAGCAGTACTTACATTTTTTCTTCCGGTACAACTCATAGGAATGACTGTAATATTATGGCGTTTTTTTACATACTATATGTATTTACTCTTGGGCGGGGTTGTGTTTGGTATATCCGTTCATTATTTTGACACTTTTCCGCTTAAAAATAACAAAGCTTACCTTTAA
- the phnC gene encoding phosphonate ABC transporter ATP-binding protein, translated as MSVIKINNVCKSFKKGKPVLKNINLNIEKGEMVGLIGPSGSGKSTLLRLLGGFEVIDPVPDSEIEMLGQLTQNNGKKTSSCRQSHQYIGIIFQQFNLVGRLRLLTNVLIGRLGKIPSWKGTLGFFPKEDKIKALEALERVNMVDFAFQRASTLSGGQQQRGAIARVLAQESKIILADEPIASLDPASSDRVMNHLVNINRTDKTTIIVSLHQFEVARTRCERIVALKDGEIIYDGSPENISRNDLINLYGVESADALYA; from the coding sequence GTGTCTGTAATAAAAATAAATAATGTTTGCAAATCATTTAAAAAAGGAAAACCTGTTCTGAAAAATATTAATTTAAATATAGAAAAAGGGGAAATGGTGGGGTTAATAGGCCCTTCCGGCTCAGGAAAGTCGACTTTGCTCCGTTTACTAGGCGGATTTGAAGTAATTGATCCTGTACCTGATAGTGAAATTGAAATGCTAGGTCAGCTAACCCAAAATAATGGTAAAAAAACATCTTCCTGCCGGCAGTCACACCAGTATATCGGTATAATATTCCAACAATTTAACCTTGTGGGACGACTAAGACTTCTGACAAATGTTCTGATTGGAAGACTCGGTAAGATCCCTTCATGGAAGGGCACTTTGGGATTCTTCCCAAAGGAAGATAAAATTAAAGCATTGGAAGCTCTGGAGCGTGTAAATATGGTGGATTTTGCATTCCAAAGGGCATCTACTTTGTCCGGAGGGCAACAGCAACGTGGGGCTATAGCCCGGGTACTTGCACAGGAATCAAAAATAATTCTTGCTGATGAACCTATTGCGTCCCTTGATCCGGCATCCTCGGACAGAGTTATGAATCACCTGGTCAACATTAATAGAACAGACAAAACCACTATTATCGTTTCACTTCATCAGTTTGAGGTTGCCAGAACAAGGTGCGAAAGAATTGTTGCTTTAAAAGATGGTGAAATCATTTATGACGGCAGTCCTGAAAATATTTCAAGAAATGATTTGATAAATCTTTACGGTGTGGAAAGTGCGGACGCACTTTATGCTTAA
- a CDS encoding polysaccharide deacetylase family protein: MSGKFFVVSLHDVHAGNYHIFNEFIKKLNELGVYFVSLLVVPYMHKEHDLSSDLKFVRWLQKKQSQGHEIVLHGYYHYEEIKKDSIFKNIISSIYTAHEGEFYRISYYDAESRIRKGLESFRCNGLKAYGFVAPAWLVNDNTLKTLKNAGLTYTTKLTGILLLKSDIFLKAPVLSLTSRSLLRKLLSIIWARLFSFISVFSPIVRVSVHPGDLETPILKEQLLAEIVHLKKRRNFLTYKELSGLYAESD, encoded by the coding sequence ATGTCTGGTAAATTCTTTGTTGTTTCCCTGCACGATGTCCATGCAGGAAATTACCATATCTTTAACGAGTTCATAAAAAAGCTGAATGAGTTGGGTGTCTATTTTGTTTCTTTACTTGTAGTCCCCTATATGCACAAAGAACATGATTTATCTTCCGACCTGAAATTTGTCCGATGGCTTCAGAAGAAACAGTCTCAGGGACATGAAATTGTATTGCATGGATATTACCATTATGAAGAGATTAAAAAAGACAGTATATTTAAAAATATCATAAGCAGTATTTACACCGCACATGAGGGAGAATTTTACAGAATTAGCTATTATGATGCAGAAAGCAGAATCAGGAAAGGCTTGGAGTCATTCCGCTGCAACGGCTTGAAAGCTTATGGTTTTGTGGCACCGGCCTGGCTTGTTAACGACAATACCTTAAAAACCTTAAAAAATGCTGGTTTAACCTATACTACTAAATTAACAGGTATTTTACTGCTGAAATCAGATATATTTCTTAAAGCCCCTGTTTTATCTTTAACTTCACGCAGTCTTTTGAGAAAGCTTCTCTCAATCATATGGGCAAGGCTTTTCAGTTTTATTTCCGTTTTTTCCCCAATTGTGAGGGTGTCGGTGCATCCCGGTGATCTGGAAACACCAATTTTGAAAGAACAGCTTTTAGCAGAGATAGTTCACCTGAAAAAAAGAAGGAATTTTTTAACATACAAGGAGTTATCGGGCTTATATGCAGAATCAGACTGA
- a CDS encoding phosphonate C-P lyase system protein PhnH: MDKHNINDLNRDNFRILMHSLAHPGTNGQIKPVFDSFFLGIASCLLYPEVAFFYKGTEDFSLLNLITNSNKAPLETADYIFCDGITVDPVTQAKSGTFKNPEFSASVFFKCRDFDGIRLKISGPGIKNFNNITLPVDKYFIESLNKKNGLYPLGIEVFFINDEGLITALSRTTTIEVI; this comes from the coding sequence ATGGATAAGCACAATATAAATGATTTAAACAGAGATAACTTCAGAATATTAATGCACTCGTTGGCACACCCCGGAACCAACGGTCAAATTAAGCCGGTCTTTGATTCATTTTTTCTGGGTATAGCTTCATGCCTGCTCTATCCTGAAGTTGCATTTTTTTATAAAGGTACAGAAGATTTTTCCCTTTTAAATTTAATCACAAACTCAAATAAAGCCCCTCTGGAAACTGCAGACTATATTTTTTGTGATGGAATTACTGTCGATCCTGTTACCCAGGCTAAAAGCGGAACTTTTAAAAATCCTGAGTTTTCAGCTTCAGTATTTTTTAAATGTCGTGATTTTGACGGTATCAGGCTGAAAATATCAGGTCCCGGAATAAAAAATTTTAATAATATAACTCTTCCCGTGGACAAGTATTTTATAGAGTCCCTAAATAAAAAAAACGGTCTTTATCCACTTGGTATAGAAGTGTTTTTTATAAATGATGAAGGGCTGATAACAGCATTAAGCAGAACAACAACTATTGAGGTGATTTAA
- the phnD gene encoding phosphonate ABC transporter substrate-binding protein, protein MFRKLLVMVMILVLGISSVHADSHGNMPEQINFGIIPTESTTALEKSFRPFLESMEDFLGIPVKPFFASDYAGIIEAMRFDKVDIAWYGNKSAIEAVDRAGGEVFVQTIKDDGTRGYYSHLITYKGSGVDSLEDVLECDKTLTFSNGDPNSTSGFAIPGYYVWAKNAITPEECFKRVTSSNHGGNAVAVATEKVHVATNNNESLYRFSQQKPELAKNIKVIWTSPIIPSDPIVWRKDLPEKLKEKVVYFFIQYGRYGSIDKIERERKVLSQMSDGWGPFLASSNAQLLDVRKIEAFKKKLKAENNNDKDALREAEAEIKRLEKLNKIYGKSGY, encoded by the coding sequence ATGTTTAGAAAATTATTAGTAATGGTTATGATTTTAGTATTAGGCATCAGTTCCGTACATGCTGATTCTCATGGTAATATGCCTGAGCAGATTAATTTCGGTATCATACCAACAGAATCAACAACTGCACTGGAAAAAAGTTTCAGGCCTTTCCTTGAAAGCATGGAAGACTTTCTGGGAATACCTGTAAAGCCATTTTTTGCTTCTGATTATGCTGGTATTATAGAGGCGATGAGATTTGATAAGGTCGATATTGCCTGGTACGGAAATAAATCGGCAATTGAAGCAGTTGACAGAGCCGGAGGTGAGGTTTTTGTTCAGACTATAAAAGATGACGGTACCAGAGGGTACTATTCCCATCTCATCACCTATAAAGGCTCAGGTGTTGACAGTCTTGAGGATGTTCTTGAATGTGATAAAACTCTGACTTTCAGTAATGGTGATCCCAACTCCACTTCAGGTTTTGCAATTCCGGGCTACTATGTTTGGGCAAAGAACGCCATTACCCCCGAGGAATGTTTCAAAAGGGTAACAAGCTCCAACCATGGAGGGAATGCCGTTGCTGTGGCAACCGAAAAAGTCCATGTAGCCACAAACAATAATGAATCTCTATATCGATTTTCTCAGCAAAAACCTGAATTAGCCAAAAACATAAAAGTAATATGGACTTCGCCGATTATACCTTCGGATCCAATAGTATGGAGAAAGGATCTCCCCGAAAAATTGAAAGAAAAAGTAGTGTACTTTTTTATACAATACGGCCGCTACGGCAGCATAGATAAAATTGAAAGGGAAAGAAAAGTACTTTCACAAATGTCAGATGGATGGGGACCTTTCCTGGCATCATCCAATGCTCAGCTTCTTGATGTACGTAAAATAGAGGCATTTAAGAAAAAACTTAAAGCTGAAAACAATAATGACAAAGATGCCTTAAGAGAGGCAGAAGCAGAAATTAAAAGGCTTGAAAAGTTAAACAAAATTTATGGTAAAAGTGGATATTAA
- a CDS encoding phosphonate C-P lyase system protein PhnG, with product MNRRDLNFVFQNSDKNQLNRLYEKISSEQKVIVIQEPTSQTIMLPVKDPVSGGTFYAGEVLVTTSTVEVNGSKGWAMVMDDNPELSLILSMIDGCFASGLYTDLIESLYISTLTKISDTREKINQMVNSTKVSFDLM from the coding sequence ATGAATAGAAGAGATCTAAATTTTGTTTTTCAAAATTCAGATAAAAACCAACTGAACCGATTATATGAAAAAATAAGCAGTGAACAAAAAGTTATTGTTATACAGGAGCCCACATCCCAAACAATAATGCTGCCTGTGAAAGATCCTGTAAGCGGGGGTACATTTTATGCAGGTGAGGTACTTGTCACAACCAGTACCGTGGAAGTTAACGGTAGTAAAGGGTGGGCAATGGTAATGGATGATAACCCTGAACTGTCATTGATTTTATCCATGATAGACGGATGTTTCGCTTCAGGCTTGTACACAGATTTAATAGAATCGTTATATATCTCCACCTTGACCAAGATTTCTGATACCCGTGAAAAAATAAACCAAATGGTCAATTCTACAAAAGTAAGCTTTGATTTAATGTAG
- a CDS encoding glycosyltransferase, producing the protein MSDKLTKADLHLHSMYSSRPSEWFLKKLGASESYSKPEDLYKLSVQRGMNFVTITDHNEIKGSLELKEKYPENVITGVESTVYFPEDGCKVHILTYGLDYEQFKNIQEIRTDIYTFRDFIKQENLAYSVAHATYSVNGKLSKEHLEKLILLFDIFEVRNGSRSELHNNSWLAILGGLTESYIEDIYTKHKIEPISDDPWLKGFTGGSDDHAGLFAGKTYTISKETNIDNFLESIKNKKTMASGRTNNFQGLVFAIYKIACDFARQKNKTFKKSSIQEITSLIFEKTKLSFRDKIKLSKMKSKKKSAVYKAIAELVESVQSTDTDNIDRRLDLIYEKITDSTDQIFKILLKSFDKGVTNLDVVKMGKSASSAIPGIFITMPFYTSFKHMYAGKEMIESLKKDVLDDKSLKRNNILWFTDTINDLNGVSVTLQTIAKKAFEVDSNLMFVATLKDKKIPENLPGQIEIIPSVHNLKMPYYNHLEIKIPSMLRLLKFAYEFNPDEIYISTPGPMGLAGLLIANLLDIKCTGIYHTDFACEVSEIARDKNITDIVDTYTNWFFSKMNKTLVPTNEYMQKLENKGFSKTNLGYFKRGIETDIFRPHSKTEEKGFFKLLYVGRISKDKNMDFLIEFFEKLQKRIKDVKLEIVGDGPYFKTLYKKVKRNKDIILKGKMDYEDLPEIYNSADLLAFPSVTDTFGMAVLEAQACGIPALVSNIGGPQEIIKDGETGFIAPVNKDVWLHITANVIEMKRNNYTEYLKLKKASRNRVIEKYDLNKILKKLLDTDTCTEEKQVKVRKLESIKNALSA; encoded by the coding sequence ATGAGTGATAAATTAACTAAAGCAGATTTGCATCTCCATTCAATGTATTCCAGCCGTCCTTCGGAGTGGTTTTTGAAAAAGCTCGGTGCTTCAGAATCTTATTCAAAACCTGAAGATCTTTACAAACTTTCAGTTCAAAGGGGGATGAACTTTGTAACCATTACCGACCATAATGAAATAAAGGGTTCACTGGAACTAAAGGAAAAATACCCTGAAAATGTTATTACAGGTGTGGAATCAACAGTATATTTTCCGGAAGACGGGTGCAAAGTTCATATCCTGACTTACGGTCTTGATTATGAACAGTTTAAAAATATCCAGGAAATACGCACAGACATATACACGTTTAGAGATTTTATAAAGCAGGAGAATCTTGCATACTCTGTAGCTCATGCAACATATTCGGTAAACGGAAAGCTGTCAAAAGAACATTTGGAAAAGCTTATTCTCCTTTTTGATATTTTCGAGGTAAGAAACGGAAGCAGAAGCGAGTTGCATAACAATTCATGGCTGGCAATTCTGGGAGGACTAACGGAAAGCTACATCGAAGACATATACACCAAACATAAAATTGAACCAATAAGTGATGATCCATGGCTAAAAGGATTTACAGGGGGGTCTGACGACCATGCGGGACTTTTTGCTGGCAAAACTTACACCATTTCAAAGGAAACAAATATCGATAACTTCTTAGAAAGTATCAAAAACAAAAAAACAATGGCTTCAGGTAGAACCAATAACTTCCAAGGCCTTGTATTTGCTATTTATAAAATAGCCTGCGATTTTGCCAGACAAAAAAACAAAACTTTTAAAAAATCCAGTATTCAGGAAATTACCAGCTTAATTTTTGAGAAAACTAAGCTCAGTTTCAGAGATAAAATAAAACTTAGCAAAATGAAATCTAAAAAGAAAAGTGCTGTTTATAAAGCAATTGCTGAGCTTGTGGAAAGTGTTCAGAGTACAGATACTGACAATATAGATAGAAGACTGGATTTGATTTATGAAAAAATCACCGACAGTACAGATCAGATTTTTAAAATACTGCTGAAATCATTTGACAAAGGTGTCACAAATCTGGATGTTGTGAAAATGGGGAAATCAGCTTCTTCTGCTATACCGGGAATTTTCATAACAATGCCTTTTTACACTTCTTTTAAGCACATGTATGCCGGCAAAGAGATGATAGAAAGTCTCAAAAAGGACGTTTTAGATGATAAATCTCTAAAAAGGAATAATATTTTATGGTTTACAGATACAATAAATGATCTTAATGGGGTTTCCGTAACACTTCAAACGATTGCAAAGAAAGCTTTTGAAGTGGATTCAAATTTGATGTTTGTTGCCACACTCAAAGATAAAAAAATCCCTGAGAATCTGCCGGGACAAATTGAAATAATTCCATCAGTGCATAATCTGAAAATGCCATACTACAACCATTTAGAGATAAAAATTCCCTCAATGCTGAGACTATTGAAGTTTGCGTATGAATTTAATCCCGATGAGATTTACATTTCGACTCCCGGACCCATGGGACTTGCGGGGCTTCTGATTGCAAACCTCCTGGATATAAAATGCACAGGAATTTATCATACCGATTTTGCCTGTGAGGTTAGTGAAATCGCTCGGGATAAAAACATTACAGATATTGTAGATACTTACACAAACTGGTTCTTTTCAAAAATGAATAAAACACTTGTACCCACAAACGAATATATGCAAAAACTTGAAAACAAAGGGTTCAGCAAAACGAATCTGGGTTACTTTAAAAGAGGAATTGAAACAGATATCTTCAGACCCCATTCCAAGACTGAAGAAAAAGGGTTCTTTAAATTGCTCTATGTAGGTAGGATATCCAAAGATAAAAACATGGATTTTCTCATTGAGTTTTTTGAAAAACTTCAAAAAAGAATAAAGGATGTAAAACTTGAAATAGTTGGAGATGGTCCTTATTTCAAAACGTTATACAAAAAAGTAAAACGGAATAAGGATATTATACTTAAAGGTAAGATGGATTATGAAGATTTACCTGAAATCTATAATTCAGCAGACCTTTTGGCATTTCCCAGCGTTACTGATACATTCGGAATGGCTGTTTTGGAAGCTCAGGCATGTGGAATCCCCGCACTGGTATCAAACATTGGCGGCCCCCAGGAAATAATAAAAGATGGAGAAACCGGTTTCATTGCCCCTGTAAACAAAGATGTCTGGCTCCACATTACAGCAAACGTTATCGAGATGAAAAGAAATAACTATACTGAATATCTTAAACTAAAAAAGGCATCTAGAAATCGTGTCATTGAAAAATACGACCTGAACAAAATTCTCAAGAAGCTTTTGGACACGGACACATGCACAGAAGAAAAACAGGTAAAAGTAAGAAAGCTGGAAAGTATAAAAAATGCACTGAGCGCTTAA
- the phnE gene encoding phosphonate ABC transporter, permease protein PhnE: MENTDKLNLSANASNHLRIKWPEIFSRTTYILVIIAVLGISYFPAEIYRWPMIFTDAANMATYLSDFLKPDFTDLKLYVMKMFETITIAAWGTFLSIVFGIPFALLSSNNIAPKWIVQPIRRLMDAARAINELVFAILFVAAVGLGPFAGTMAVFVHNTGIISKLFSESVEAVDMRPVEGIRSTGAGYFHEIIYGIIPQVMPLWSSFSLYRFETNVRSATVLGIVGAGGIGFTFYESFRAFKYSDAAAIIIVVVITVSLIDLLSSQLRKKLI, translated from the coding sequence ATGGAAAATACAGATAAGCTCAACCTTTCCGCAAACGCATCCAATCATCTGCGGATAAAATGGCCTGAAATTTTTTCAAGAACCACTTATATTTTAGTAATTATTGCAGTATTGGGTATTTCCTATTTTCCTGCAGAAATTTACAGATGGCCCATGATATTCACGGATGCAGCAAATATGGCCACCTATCTTTCCGATTTTCTTAAACCGGATTTTACAGACCTTAAACTTTATGTGATGAAAATGTTTGAGACAATTACAATTGCAGCATGGGGTACCTTTTTGTCAATTGTATTCGGCATCCCCTTTGCTTTGTTATCATCAAACAATATCGCCCCCAAATGGATTGTCCAGCCAATCAGAAGACTTATGGATGCAGCAAGAGCTATAAACGAACTGGTTTTTGCAATTCTTTTTGTGGCAGCAGTGGGGCTCGGCCCCTTTGCCGGAACAATGGCGGTTTTTGTTCATAATACAGGCATAATAAGCAAACTCTTTTCCGAATCCGTTGAAGCTGTGGATATGCGTCCAGTAGAGGGCATACGTTCCACAGGAGCCGGATATTTCCATGAAATTATTTACGGTATAATCCCGCAGGTAATGCCTCTATGGTCAAGCTTTTCTTTGTACAGATTTGAAACAAATGTCCGCTCTGCAACTGTATTAGGTATAGTTGGTGCAGGAGGTATAGGGTTTACTTTCTATGAATCTTTCAGGGCATTTAAATATTCAGATGCTGCAGCAATAATTATCGTAGTGGTTATCACGGTTTCTTTAATAGATTTACTTTCCTCTCAATTAAGAAAAAAACTTATTTAA